One region of Bdellovibrio bacteriovorus genomic DNA includes:
- a CDS encoding peptidylprolyl isomerase, which yields MFALFETTKGNFKVKLLSDKAPKTVENFVGLAEGTKEWTDPKTGSKVKKPFYDGLVFHRVIKDFMIQGGCPLGTGTGGPGYRFEDEFTPGQQKHDKPGILSMANAGPNTNGSQFFVTTVPTPWLDGRHTVFGEVVEGMDVVHSIENSKTGPMDRPVEAVVIKHVKIVK from the coding sequence ATGTTCGCACTATTTGAAACAACTAAAGGGAACTTTAAAGTTAAGCTTTTGAGCGATAAAGCGCCTAAGACAGTTGAAAACTTCGTAGGTTTGGCTGAAGGCACGAAAGAATGGACTGATCCTAAAACTGGCAGCAAAGTAAAAAAGCCATTTTATGACGGTTTGGTATTCCACCGTGTTATCAAAGATTTCATGATTCAAGGTGGTTGCCCACTTGGAACTGGAACTGGCGGCCCAGGTTACCGTTTTGAAGACGAGTTCACTCCTGGCCAACAAAAACACGATAAACCAGGCATCCTTTCTATGGCGAACGCGGGTCCAAATACAAACGGATCACAGTTCTTCGTAACAACTGTTCCAACTCCTTGGTTGGATGGCCGTCACACAGTGTTCGGTGAGGTTGTTGAAGGTATGGACGTAGTTCACTCTATCGAGAACTCTAAAACGGGTCCGATGGACCGCCCAGTTGAAGCTGTTGTGATCAAACACGTTAAGATCGTAAAATAG